Proteins encoded in a region of the Sugiyamaella lignohabitans strain CBS 10342 chromosome B, complete sequence genome:
- the MRPL16 gene encoding mitochondrial 54S ribosomal protein YmL47 (Mitochondrial ribosomal protein of the large subunit; homologous to bacterial L16 ribosomal protein; synthetically lethal with hac1 mutant suggesting a role in the maturation of secretory proteins; GO_component: GO:0005622 - intracellular [Evidence IEA]; GO_component: GO:0005762 - mitochondrial large ribosomal subunit [Evidence IDA] [PMID 7478995]; GO_component: GO:0005762 - mitochondrial large ribosomal subunit [Evidence IDA] [PMID 9151978]; GO_component: GO:0005739 - mitochondrion [Evidence IEA,IEA]; GO_component: GO:0005739 - mitochondrion [Evidence IDA] [PMID 16823961]; GO_component: GO:0030529 - ribonucleoprotein complex [Evidence IEA]; GO_component: GO:0005840 - ribosome [Evidence IEA,IEA]; GO_function: GO:0019843 - rRNA binding [Evidence IEA]; GO_function: GO:0003735 - structural constituent of ribosome [Evidence IEA]; GO_function: GO:0003735 - structural constituent of ribosome [Evidence IDA] [PMID 7478995]; GO_function: GO:0003735 - structural constituent of ribosome [Evidence IDA] [PMID 9151978]; GO_process: GO:0032543 - mitochondrial translation [Evidence IMP] [PMID 7478995]; GO_process: GO:0051604 - protein maturation [Evidence IMP] [PMID 19433630]; GO_process: GO:0006412 - translation [Evidence IEA]), whose protein sequence is MFSRVFSALKPSALLAPSSLLTSVGASRTTALTSRFGGSTFQQIRLKHQYEPRVRIKRKAQKGRVPVRTGGSIKGSTLQFGKFGLRLKSEGVRLKAVQLKEADNAIMRALRPLKGKLFRRLTTNIPVCVKGNETRMGKGKGGFEFWACRVPTGKILFEIDGANVHESVARDAFRIAGDKLPGTYEFVNLETAPKAGFQPVNVDGSPVNFYEEAKANPTKQYANVLQGQDPELRKYLRR, encoded by the coding sequence ATGTTCAGTCGGGTATTTTCAGCTTTAAAGCCATCGGCTTTACTGGCTCCTAGTAGTTTGCTCACTTCTGTTGGCGCTTCCAGAACCACTGCTTTAACTAGTCGATTCGGAGGCTCGACTTTCCAACAGATCCGTCTCAAACATCAATATGAACCTCGAGTGAGAATCAAGAGAAAAGCTCAGAAAGGTCGTGTTCCAGTACGGACGGGCGGAAGTATTAAGGGATCTACTCTACAATTCGGAAAATTCGGTCTTCGTCTCAAATCTGAAGGTGTTCGTTTAAAGGCTGTACAACTCAAGGAAGCCGATAACGCTATCATGAGAGCTCTTCGTCCATTGAAGGGCAAACTATTCAGAAGATTGACTACTAATATTCCTGTGTGTGTCAAAGGTAATGAGACTCGTATGGGTAAAGGTAAAGGTGGTTTTGAATTCTGGGCTTGCCGTGTACCCACGGGGAAGATTCTGTTTGAAATCGACGGTGCCAATGTTCACGAAAGCGTGGCCCGTGACGCATTCCGCATTGCTGGCGACAAACTCCCTGGTACTTACGAGTTCGTGAATCTCGAAACAGCTCCAAAAGCCGGATTCCAGCCCGTCAATGTCGATGGCAGCCCCGTCAACTTTTATGAAGAGGCAAAGGCCAACCCAACGAAGCAATATGCCAATGTGCTCCAGGGCCAGGATCCTGAGCTCCGAAAATATTTAAGACGATAA
- the RFC5 gene encoding replication factor C subunit 5 (Subunit of heteropentameric Replication factor C (RF-C); RF-C is a DNA binding protein and ATPase that acts as a clamp loader of the proliferating cell nuclear antigen (PCNA) processivity factor for DNA polymerases delta and epsilon; GO_component: GO:0031390 - Ctf18 RFC-like complex [Evidence IPI] [PMID 11389843]; GO_component: GO:0005663 - DNA replication factor C complex [Evidence IDA] [PMID 7651383]; GO_component: GO:0005663 - DNA replication factor C complex [Evidence IMP] [PMID 8559655]; GO_component: GO:0031391 - Elg1 RFC-like complex [Evidence IPI] [PMID 12909721]; GO_component: GO:0031391 - Elg1 RFC-like complex [Evidence IPI] [PMID 12912927]; GO_component: GO:0031389 - Rad17 RFC-like complex [Evidence IDA] [PMID 12604797]; GO_component: GO:0005634 - nucleus [Evidence IEA,IEA]; GO_function: GO:0005524 - ATP binding [Evidence IEA]; GO_function: GO:0003677 - DNA binding [Evidence IEA,IEA]; GO_function: GO:0003689 - DNA clamp loader activity [Evidence IDA] [PMID 12604797]; GO_function: GO:0003689 - DNA clamp loader activity [Evidence IDA] [PMID 8995429]; GO_function: GO:0017111 - nucleoside-triphosphatase activity [Evidence IEA]; GO_function: GO:0000166 - nucleotide binding [Evidence IEA,IEA]; GO_process: GO:0006260 - DNA replication [Evidence IEA,IEA]; GO_process: GO:0007049 - cell cycle [Evidence IEA]; GO_process: GO:0006272 - leading strand elongation [Evidence IDA] [PMID 1346062]; GO_process: GO:0007062 - sister chromatid cohesion [Evidence IPI] [PMID 11389843]; GO_process: GO:0007062 - sister chromatid cohesion [Evidence IMP] [PMID 12665596]), with the protein MSLWVHKYMPKSLDTLDYHDGLSKSLKSLAASGEFPHMLMYGPSGAGKKTRVMAVLRELYGPGVSKIKIDGRVFQTNSKKVEFNIVSSVHHLEITPSDMGNNDRVVIQDLLKEIAQTQQVDLSSKQRFKVVVINEADSLTRDAQSALRRTMEKYSPNLRLILLATSTSNIIGPIKSRTLLVRVAAPTNQEIANVLSKVAKKEKVDLPSSPDDLQYLWDKIARQSQRNLRKSLLILEAMYAQNDKITRDTPVPPADWELVISKLADDTIKKRSVAQLLQIRGTLYELLTHCIPAPVILKSLTFSLLKKVSPEVGADIIEAAGFYDHRLRQGSKAIFHLEAYVARVMNLLETFDMTH; encoded by the coding sequence ATGTCGTTGTGGGTACATAAATATATGCCAAAGAGTTTGGACACTCTTGACTATCATGATGGATTGTCCAAATCATTAAAATCGCTAGCAGCCAGCGGAGAATTCCCTCATATGCTGATGTATGGTCCATCAGGTGCTGGCAAGAAAACGCGTGTCATGGCTGTATTAAGAGAATTATACGGTCCAGGTGTATCGAAAATTAAGATCGATGGTAGAGTCTTCCAAACAAACAGCAAGAAGGTGGAGTTTAATATCGTCTCGTCGGTACACCACCTGGAGATCACTCCTAGTGATATGGGAAACAATGACAGAGTAGTGATCCAAGATCTATTAAAAGAAATTGCCCAAACTCAGCAAGTTGACTTGTCTTCCAAACAGCGATTTAAAGTCGTTGTTATCAATGAAGCAGACTCGTTAACCCGTGATGCTCAATCGGCTTTAAGACGTACTATGGAGAAATATTCACCCAATCTACGATTGATTCTACTAGCCACTTCGACTTCGAACATTATTGGCCCCATCAAATCGCGAACGTTACTCGTAAGAGTGGCAGCTCCCACCAATCAAGAAATTGCAAACGTATTGAGCAAAGTGgccaagaaagaaaaggtcGACCTGCcatcatctccagatgACCTCCAGTATCTTTGGGACAAGATTGCCAGACAGTCACAAAGAAACCTCCGTAAGAGCTTGCTTATTCTCGAAGCTATGTATGCACAAAATGATAAAATCACACGAGACACGCCAGTGCCGCCTGCTGACTGGGAACTCGTTATCTCTAAACTAGCCGACGATACTATTAAGAAGAGATCAGTGGCCCAACTTCTACAAATTCGTGGTACCCTATATGAACTCCTCACACACTGCATTCCAGCTCCTGTTATTCTCAAAAGTCTCACATTCAGCCTTCTGAAAAAAGTGTCTCCTGAAGTAGGTGCCGACATCATCGAGGCCGCGGGTTTCTACGACCACCGTCTCCGCCAGGGTAGCAAGGCCATTTTCCACCTCGAGGCCTATGTTGCCCGAGTTATGAACCTTCTCGAGACCTTTGACATGACCCATTAA
- the STL1 gene encoding glucose-inactivated glycerol proton symporter STL1: MVVMITPVAFANINYYTYTVFAALNLLILVATYIFYPETAGRSLEEIDKIFEKSNPRTPWDVVKIAQELPHHNAILDEETGYHGEEDVLDKPTHQYQEDTATSLSSSGGKGDM, translated from the coding sequence ATGGTTGTGATGATTACACCAGTCGCATTCGCCAATATCAACTATTACACGTACACTGTATTTGCCGCCCTCAATCTGTTGATTCTGGTTGCAACCTACATCTTTTACCCAGAGACAGCCGGAAGATCACTTGAAGAGATTGATAAAATCTTCGAGAAATCCAACCCTCGCACTCCATGGGATGTCGTCAAGATTGCCCAAGAATTACCCCATCACAACGCTATCCTCGACGAGGAAACAGGATATcatggagaagaagatgttcTGGACAAGCCAACGCACCAGTACCAAGAAGACACCGCAACTAGCTTGTCTTCCTCTGGAGGTAAAGGAGACATGTAA